In Nitrospiraceae bacterium, the following are encoded in one genomic region:
- a CDS encoding S-adenosylmethionine decarboxylase encodes MQNAEGATSDDISSTSARLADSPVSPDSVGPGKAWGICTSVDLHDCAPDRIRDAKQIEAYVVQLCELIQMKRYGACQIVHFGEGRVAGYSMVQLIETSLISGHFANDTNSAYLDIFSCKGYDPAVVEEFSKAFFGARRSSHRAMLRY; translated from the coding sequence ATGCAGAACGCCGAAGGTGCGACCTCCGACGATATCTCATCAACCTCAGCCAGGCTTGCTGATTCACCGGTCAGCCCCGACTCTGTCGGGCCCGGCAAAGCCTGGGGAATTTGTACTTCCGTCGACCTCCACGATTGTGCTCCCGACCGCATTCGCGATGCCAAGCAAATTGAGGCGTATGTCGTTCAGCTCTGCGAGCTGATTCAGATGAAACGCTATGGTGCCTGCCAGATCGTCCATTTCGGCGAGGGACGCGTGGCCGGCTACAGCATGGTCCAGTTGATCGAGACGTCCTTGATCAGCGGGCATTTTGCCAACGATACCAACAGCGCCTATCTCGATATCTTCAGTTGCAAGGGTTACGATCCGGCCGTCGTCGAGGAATTCTCGAAAGCGTTTTTCGGTGCCCGCCGCTCCAGCCACCGGGCGATGTTGCGGTATTAG
- a CDS encoding site-2 protease family protein, whose translation MKALLLLLTGLKLGKVALTGGTMLLSMVVYSFIFGWWYAVGFVLLILFHELGHYVAARQRNLDVGAPTFIPFVGAWIQLKDQPMDVETEAYVGIAGPVAGTIAAMACYYAAESVHSQLLLALAYAGFMINLFNLIPLSPLDGGRITAIISPKVWWLGVPILIGLFMMNQSPMLLLVAIMAVPHLMSTFRGGDGAEFSRYYDVPTSTRLSYALYYLGLAAFLGVMSYETHLMLPGTK comes from the coding sequence GTGAAGGCGCTGCTGCTCTTGCTCACAGGGCTCAAGTTGGGCAAGGTCGCGCTCACGGGCGGGACCATGCTCCTCTCGATGGTCGTCTATAGTTTCATTTTCGGCTGGTGGTATGCCGTGGGCTTCGTGCTGTTGATCCTGTTCCACGAACTCGGCCACTACGTCGCGGCTCGACAGCGGAACCTCGATGTCGGCGCGCCGACCTTCATCCCCTTCGTCGGGGCCTGGATCCAGTTGAAGGACCAACCGATGGACGTGGAAACCGAGGCCTATGTCGGCATTGCCGGTCCGGTGGCCGGGACGATTGCGGCGATGGCCTGTTACTATGCCGCCGAATCCGTGCACAGTCAGTTACTGCTTGCTCTGGCCTACGCCGGGTTCATGATCAATCTGTTCAATCTGATTCCGTTGTCCCCGCTCGACGGTGGTCGGATTACGGCGATCATTTCCCCGAAAGTCTGGTGGCTGGGGGTGCCGATCCTGATCGGGCTGTTCATGATGAACCAGAGTCCGATGCTGTTGCTCGTCGCAATCATGGCGGTCCCGCACCTCATGTCGACCTTCCGCGGTGGCGATGGGGCCGAATTTTCTCGTTATTACGACGTGCCGACTTCCACCCGATTGAGCTATGCGCTCTACTATCTGGGGTTGGCGGCGTTTCTTGGGGTAATGAGTTATGAGACGCATTTGATGCTCCCAGGGACTAAGTAG
- a CDS encoding efflux RND transporter periplasmic adaptor subunit → MSGNPISRHPIVTLGVILFFAVTALVVFRLSSGAKVDGRKGRVITVGTMNPIKQDLDVRLTYTADLIPNQLVNIFSRVDGYIAKIYVDKGDLVKVNQLLIEIDHTDFVHAVNQAKANLVSAKAKVVQQDAAVRNAKLTLDRMQALIKDQFVSQQDLDNAQVNSDAAIALMDSLRAQVKQMEVALAQAETNLAYSYIRAPFAGYIAERNLDPGSYVSGTTASTSTMSRGILSLHDVETVRTLIEVVEKDVPLVKLGQRADVRAEAYPNETFEGTVTRIVQALNRATRTMTVEVDLPNKDHRLKGGMFARVELLVDKHPQAVQIPLDAVSRLEEFQYVYVIKDGKAHQVPVELGSRVENRVEILKGLSGDEQLIVAGKDLVSEGTPVQVKLLGDVKRES, encoded by the coding sequence GTGTCCGGTAATCCCATCAGCCGCCATCCGATCGTCACCCTCGGGGTCATTCTCTTCTTCGCGGTCACCGCGCTCGTGGTGTTCCGCCTCAGCAGCGGCGCCAAGGTAGACGGACGCAAAGGCCGGGTGATCACGGTCGGGACGATGAACCCCATCAAGCAAGACTTGGATGTCCGCCTGACCTACACCGCGGACTTGATCCCCAATCAGTTGGTCAACATCTTTTCGCGCGTCGACGGCTATATCGCCAAGATCTATGTGGACAAAGGCGATTTGGTGAAGGTCAATCAGTTGCTCATCGAGATCGATCACACCGATTTCGTCCATGCGGTCAATCAGGCGAAGGCGAATTTGGTGTCGGCCAAAGCCAAGGTGGTCCAGCAGGACGCCGCCGTACGAAACGCCAAACTGACGTTGGACCGCATGCAGGCCTTGATCAAGGACCAATTCGTGTCCCAGCAGGACCTGGATAACGCCCAGGTGAATTCGGATGCGGCGATCGCCTTGATGGACTCCCTCCGCGCGCAGGTCAAGCAGATGGAGGTCGCCCTCGCGCAGGCCGAAACCAACTTGGCGTACTCGTACATCCGAGCTCCCTTTGCAGGATATATCGCCGAGCGCAACCTCGACCCCGGCTCCTACGTGAGCGGCACGACGGCCAGCACGTCGACCATGTCGCGTGGCATCCTCAGTCTCCATGACGTCGAGACCGTCCGCACCCTCATCGAGGTCGTCGAAAAGGACGTGCCCTTGGTCAAGCTGGGACAGCGGGCGGATGTCCGGGCCGAGGCGTACCCCAATGAAACCTTCGAGGGCACCGTGACCCGCATCGTGCAGGCCTTGAATCGCGCCACGCGCACCATGACGGTCGAAGTCGACCTTCCCAACAAGGATCACCGGTTGAAGGGCGGCATGTTCGCGCGCGTCGAGCTGCTGGTCGACAAACACCCACAGGCGGTGCAGATCCCGCTGGACGCCGTCAGCCGACTGGAAGAATTCCAGTACGTCTACGTGATCAAGGACGGCAAGGCCCATCAGGTTCCGGTCGAACTCGGCAGCCGAGTAGAGAACCGGGTGGAAATTCTGAAGGGCCTCTCGGGGGATGAACAGCTCATCGTGGCGGGCAAAGACCTGGTCAGCGAAGGAACGCCCGTCCAGGTCAAACTGCTGGGCGACGTGAAGCGTGAATCGTAA
- a CDS encoding 2-aminoethylphosphonate aminotransferase yields the protein MILLNPGPVNVSERVRQALLRPDICHRESEFYDLLHRIQHKLLKAFVPGAESEYVAVLLTGSGTAAVESAIMSCLPTGKRMLVINNGVYGERISNMIGLHRLGVSEFKLDWHVKPDPERLRLALRQHPEVHAVAMVHHETTTGLINPVKDIADVVDSQNRVFVVDSVSGLGGEKIDIPGSHIYMVAGTAGKCIQGFPGVSFVLLRKGFLDRMRGYPKRSWYLHLTHYVDDQGNGTIPFTPAVQVYYAFEEALDELLEEGVPQRLARYKKASTRIRERMAQLGVKALLPADSQSNTITAFHLPSGLSYATLHDRLKERGFVIYAGQGQLEAKIFRIANMGALTSQQIDDFLSAFEQVLESTTVHS from the coding sequence GTGATATTGCTCAATCCCGGTCCCGTGAATGTTTCCGAGCGTGTCCGCCAGGCGCTCCTGCGTCCGGACATTTGCCATCGTGAGTCGGAATTCTACGACCTCCTACATCGCATACAACACAAGCTGCTGAAAGCCTTCGTGCCGGGGGCAGAGTCCGAGTATGTGGCGGTCTTGTTGACCGGATCCGGCACGGCCGCGGTCGAGTCGGCCATCATGTCTTGCCTTCCGACCGGCAAGCGGATGCTCGTCATCAACAACGGTGTCTATGGCGAGCGGATCTCGAACATGATCGGTTTGCACCGCCTGGGCGTTTCGGAGTTCAAGCTGGATTGGCACGTGAAGCCCGATCCGGAGCGGCTGCGGCTGGCGTTACGTCAGCATCCCGAGGTCCATGCGGTGGCCATGGTCCACCATGAGACCACAACGGGCCTCATCAATCCCGTGAAAGACATTGCCGATGTGGTCGACAGTCAGAACCGGGTGTTCGTGGTCGATTCCGTGAGCGGGTTGGGCGGCGAAAAGATCGACATTCCGGGCTCCCACATCTATATGGTGGCCGGAACCGCTGGAAAGTGCATTCAGGGATTCCCCGGCGTGTCGTTCGTGCTCCTTCGGAAAGGCTTCCTCGACCGTATGCGGGGCTATCCCAAGCGTTCCTGGTACCTGCACCTGACGCACTATGTGGATGATCAGGGGAACGGAACCATTCCGTTCACCCCCGCGGTGCAGGTGTACTATGCGTTTGAGGAAGCGCTCGACGAATTGTTGGAGGAGGGCGTCCCGCAGCGCCTCGCCCGCTATAAGAAGGCCTCGACCCGGATCAGGGAGCGCATGGCGCAACTCGGTGTGAAAGCCTTGTTGCCGGCGGACTCCCAGTCGAACACGATTACGGCATTTCACCTCCCGTCCGGGCTGAGCTACGCGACTTTGCACGACCGGCTCAAGGAGCGAGGGTTTGTGATTTATGCCGGGCAGGGGCAACTGGAGGCGAAGATCTTCCGCATCGCCAACATGGGGGCTCTGACATCCCAGCAGATCGACGATTTTCTTTCCGCGTTCGAGCAGGTGCTTGAGAGCACGACCGTTCACTCATGA
- a CDS encoding efflux RND transporter permease subunit yields MWLTLLALRNRIGILMLSLAMVVLGVTSLQRLPVDLFPNIQVPVAFVGVIYKGAPPLDIEQSVVYPIEKAVSSASNVEHVESFSKQGIGAVQVWFNWGADINVGQMEVMQRITQIQANLPPGSLQPFIVKFDVSNIPVSFVTVTANDLDERALYDLAYNTIAPQIEQIANVAAATVEGGKVRQINISLDPALLQARGLSILDVVKSVKAANLILPSGDIKAGNLDYNVFTNTQFKTVEPIADVVVKIDARGNPVRIRDLGTLSDSSDIQTNIVRTDGKRSVYLRVNKQPTANTVEVVDALRRALPKMIGIPAGVQLGISFDQSVYIRQAIQNLIEQALHGSLLAAAVILLFLRNVTSTLIISVAIPLSILVTFIVLYFTNQSLNVFTMGGLALGIGRLVDDSIVELENIQRHLNNDRNRWEAITQAAREVAMPIFASTVTTVVVFLPMFFVVGIARLLLIPLTLTIAIALFTSFFVSRTVTPVLCYRFLKPEQEAHRNLPAWFVRVMDWSRRRYEALDEGYERSLHWVLGHRRTLLVAVVVIFLGSLMLLPFIGTEFLPVSDESQFRIVLRAPVGQRVEKTEQQVAEVERVLRENIGRDELETIVSSTGVLAQGRSSLFNPNTGPHTSVISVYLVPPDKRKRNQVQVMNDVRPKIIKLFPGVALFFDPGGLVKRVTSFGSQKAIDVEIYGYELEKARGVVQQVQEAMHKISGIADIEVSREENYPEVNVVVDREKAALLGISETDIANAVLFSLNGNGQTDPIIYTDPQTGNEYYISAWLGEDHRKSLTDLENILLTTKSGDPVLLKNVASLKLNAGPVKIERKYFQRVVHITANPVGRDLGAIASELESAFAAMQFPPGFTVRMAGQIQQQRETFEGLMFASVLALILVYMVMAAQFKSLVDPFIIMFSVPMGIPGVIVMLFLTETTLSTASLMGIIMMLGIVVSNGVLLVDYTNVLRRRGLELKESVLTASRTRLRPILMTSLATVVGLVPMALGFGTGGETNAPLARAVVGGLTVSTILTLFLVPTVYVMLEERFPRRADQLGEERLGTDLAAQEA; encoded by the coding sequence ATGTGGCTGACGCTCCTCGCCCTCCGGAATCGCATCGGCATCCTGATGCTCTCGCTCGCCATGGTGGTGCTGGGCGTGACTTCCTTACAGCGTCTCCCGGTCGACCTCTTCCCCAACATCCAAGTACCGGTCGCCTTCGTCGGGGTCATTTATAAAGGCGCCCCCCCGCTCGACATCGAGCAGAGCGTCGTCTATCCGATCGAAAAGGCCGTCAGTTCCGCGTCCAACGTCGAGCATGTCGAATCCTTCTCCAAGCAAGGCATCGGGGCGGTCCAGGTCTGGTTCAACTGGGGAGCCGACATCAACGTCGGCCAAATGGAGGTGATGCAGCGCATCACGCAGATCCAGGCCAATCTTCCACCCGGCAGCCTCCAACCGTTTATCGTCAAGTTCGACGTCTCCAACATTCCGGTCTCCTTCGTAACCGTCACCGCGAACGACTTGGACGAGCGCGCGCTCTACGACCTCGCCTATAACACGATCGCTCCGCAGATCGAGCAGATCGCCAACGTCGCGGCCGCGACCGTGGAGGGAGGCAAGGTCCGGCAGATCAACATCAGCCTGGATCCGGCGCTGCTGCAGGCCCGGGGCCTTTCCATCCTCGACGTGGTGAAGTCGGTGAAGGCTGCGAACCTCATTCTCCCCTCGGGAGACATCAAGGCCGGCAACCTCGACTACAACGTCTTCACGAATACGCAGTTCAAGACGGTGGAACCGATCGCCGACGTGGTGGTCAAGATCGACGCGCGCGGCAATCCCGTTCGGATCCGAGACCTCGGCACCCTGTCGGACTCCTCCGATATCCAGACCAACATCGTGCGCACCGACGGCAAGCGCTCCGTCTATCTGCGGGTAAACAAGCAACCGACCGCCAACACAGTCGAGGTGGTAGACGCGCTTCGCCGCGCCTTACCCAAAATGATCGGCATCCCCGCCGGGGTCCAACTCGGGATTTCCTTCGATCAATCGGTCTATATCCGGCAAGCCATTCAAAACCTGATCGAGCAGGCACTGCACGGCTCTCTGTTGGCGGCAGCCGTCATCCTTCTGTTTCTGCGCAACGTCACGAGCACGTTGATCATCTCGGTCGCCATCCCCCTCTCGATCCTGGTGACCTTCATCGTGCTGTATTTCACCAATCAAAGCCTAAACGTCTTCACGATGGGCGGCCTGGCGCTCGGGATCGGGCGGCTGGTCGACGACTCCATCGTCGAGCTCGAGAACATCCAGCGGCATCTCAACAATGACCGAAACCGTTGGGAGGCGATCACTCAAGCGGCCCGCGAAGTGGCCATGCCGATCTTCGCCTCCACCGTCACCACCGTAGTCGTCTTCCTCCCAATGTTTTTTGTCGTAGGGATTGCCCGGCTCTTGCTGATCCCGCTGACGCTGACCATCGCCATTGCCCTGTTCACCTCGTTCTTCGTCTCCCGAACGGTCACGCCGGTGCTGTGCTACCGATTCCTGAAACCCGAACAGGAAGCCCATCGCAATCTCCCCGCGTGGTTCGTGCGCGTCATGGACTGGAGTCGCCGCCGGTACGAAGCCTTGGACGAGGGATACGAGCGGAGCCTCCATTGGGTGCTCGGCCACCGCCGCACCTTGCTTGTGGCCGTCGTCGTGATCTTCCTCGGCTCACTCATGCTGCTCCCCTTCATCGGCACCGAATTTCTGCCGGTCTCAGACGAAAGCCAATTTAGAATCGTCTTGCGGGCACCGGTAGGGCAGCGTGTCGAGAAGACCGAACAGCAGGTCGCGGAAGTCGAACGGGTGCTGCGCGAGAACATCGGCCGGGACGAATTGGAAACGATCGTTTCGAGCACGGGCGTGCTCGCCCAGGGCCGTTCGTCGCTGTTCAATCCCAACACCGGCCCCCACACCTCGGTGATCTCGGTCTATCTCGTGCCGCCGGACAAGCGAAAAAGAAACCAAGTTCAGGTGATGAACGACGTGCGCCCCAAGATCATCAAACTCTTTCCCGGCGTGGCCTTGTTCTTCGATCCGGGCGGACTAGTGAAACGCGTCACCAGCTTCGGGTCGCAGAAGGCGATCGACGTGGAGATCTATGGGTATGAATTGGAGAAGGCCCGCGGGGTGGTCCAGCAAGTACAGGAAGCCATGCACAAGATTTCCGGCATCGCCGATATCGAGGTCAGTCGCGAGGAGAACTACCCCGAGGTCAACGTCGTAGTCGACCGGGAAAAGGCCGCGCTCCTGGGTATCAGCGAAACCGATATCGCCAACGCGGTGCTCTTTTCGTTGAATGGAAACGGCCAGACCGACCCGATCATCTACACTGATCCCCAGACCGGCAACGAGTATTACATCAGCGCCTGGCTGGGGGAGGACCACCGCAAGAGCCTCACCGATCTGGAAAACATTCTGCTCACCACCAAATCGGGAGACCCCGTGCTTCTGAAGAACGTTGCATCGCTGAAGTTGAACGCGGGGCCCGTGAAGATCGAGCGCAAGTACTTCCAGCGGGTGGTGCATATCACCGCCAACCCGGTCGGCCGCGACCTCGGCGCCATCGCCTCGGAGTTGGAATCCGCCTTTGCCGCCATGCAATTTCCACCCGGCTTCACGGTCCGCATGGCAGGGCAAATCCAGCAGCAACGGGAGACCTTCGAAGGACTGATGTTCGCCAGTGTCCTGGCCTTGATCCTCGTCTACATGGTGATGGCGGCCCAATTCAAATCGCTGGTCGACCCCTTCATCATCATGTTCTCCGTTCCGATGGGGATTCCCGGCGTCATCGTCATGCTCTTCCTCACCGAGACCACACTGTCGACCGCCTCGCTCATGGGCATCATTATGATGCTCGGGATCGTGGTCTCGAACGGCGTCCTGTTGGTGGACTATACGAACGTGTTGCGCCGGCGCGGGCTCGAGCTCAAAGAGTCGGTCCTGACCGCCTCCCGCACCAGGTTGAGACCGATTCTGATGACCTCCTTGGCCACAGTGGTCGGGCTGGTCCCCATGGCTTTGGGCTTCGGCACGGGGGGCGAAACGAATGCGCCGCTTGCCCGTGCCGTCGTCGGCGGGCTGACCGTATCGACGATCCTGACGCTGTTCTTGGTCCCGACCGTGTATGTGATGCTGGAAGAACGGTTCCCGCGGCGAGCGGATCAACTGGGCGAGGAACGGCTGGGCACAGACCTAGCCGCGCAAGAAGCGTAG
- a CDS encoding PilZ domain-containing protein → MKASKVASGSVDGNVLSATDNRRRSQRHPVDLRLMYSGLVNGDLIFGDGRVIDLSKGGCGIRGNQAVRPGMDLTVFLYLPHSEEPLFIAEMRVAWAAGTRFGAQYRLIAEEERARLQVYLESQLLQ, encoded by the coding sequence ATGAAAGCCAGCAAGGTTGCCTCGGGCTCTGTAGATGGGAATGTGCTCAGCGCGACGGACAATCGCCGGCGCTCCCAGCGCCATCCGGTCGATCTGCGACTCATGTACTCAGGGCTCGTCAATGGAGATCTCATCTTCGGCGACGGACGCGTCATCGACCTGTCCAAAGGCGGCTGCGGAATCCGCGGCAATCAGGCCGTTCGACCGGGCATGGATTTGACGGTCTTCCTGTACCTGCCCCACTCGGAGGAACCGCTGTTCATCGCTGAAATGCGTGTAGCCTGGGCCGCGGGGACTCGCTTCGGTGCCCAGTACCGGCTGATCGCCGAGGAGGAGCGCGCCCGACTCCAGGTCTACCTGGAGAGTCAGTTGCTCCAGTAG
- a CDS encoding SCP2 sterol-binding domain-containing protein, translating into MGDSSPKSVREFFATLPAKLDPEAAEGLDAVYQFDLSGNDGGQYHLQIREGACRITEGTHPDPQVTLSMSGEDCLRVLNGQLSGPAVAMSGRLRIAGDVGLALQLASLFPSLRP; encoded by the coding sequence ATGGGCGATTCGTCACCGAAATCCGTGCGCGAGTTCTTTGCGACGCTTCCGGCCAAGCTGGATCCCGAGGCCGCCGAGGGACTGGATGCGGTGTACCAGTTCGACTTGAGCGGCAACGATGGGGGCCAGTATCACCTGCAGATCCGGGAGGGTGCCTGCCGTATTACGGAGGGCACCCACCCGGATCCCCAGGTGACGCTCTCCATGTCAGGCGAAGACTGTCTGCGTGTGTTGAACGGTCAACTCAGCGGACCGGCCGTCGCCATGTCCGGTCGGTTGCGCATTGCCGGTGATGTCGGGTTGGCGTTGCAGTTGGCGTCGCTGTTTCCCTCGCTCCGTCCCTAG
- a CDS encoding TetR/AcrR family transcriptional regulator, translating into MHATPTVSLPRPSSHDRQASLISAAASLFAAKGFKGTTTKEIAKAAGVSEALVFKYFPTKRALYSAILAEKAPISQLVEAVEEVARKRDDHRVFTLIASYRIRPGADPTMLRLLLFSALEGHELADMFFGKQHRVFYDYLAGYIRTRIKEGAFRKMDPLLAARAFIGMVVHHRLLHEIFEVPLDRSHEDTVSTYVELFLNGLRESVARTKRGPRRVR; encoded by the coding sequence ATGCACGCCACCCCGACCGTCTCCCTGCCACGCCCTTCGAGTCACGACCGGCAAGCCAGCCTGATCTCTGCTGCCGCATCGCTCTTTGCCGCCAAGGGCTTCAAAGGGACCACCACCAAGGAAATCGCGAAGGCCGCCGGCGTCAGTGAAGCGCTGGTCTTCAAGTACTTCCCGACCAAACGCGCGCTCTACAGCGCGATTTTGGCGGAGAAGGCTCCGATCAGCCAGTTGGTGGAAGCAGTCGAGGAAGTCGCCCGCAAACGCGACGACCATCGCGTCTTCACGCTGATCGCCAGTTACCGCATCCGTCCCGGCGCCGACCCCACGATGTTGCGGCTCCTGTTGTTCAGCGCGCTCGAGGGCCACGAACTTGCCGACATGTTCTTCGGAAAGCAGCACCGGGTGTTCTACGATTACCTCGCCGGCTACATTCGCACCCGCATCAAAGAAGGGGCATTCCGAAAAATGGACCCGCTGCTCGCGGCCCGCGCGTTCATCGGCATGGTCGTTCACCACCGGCTCCTGCACGAAATCTTCGAGGTGCCGCTGGATCGTTCGCATGAGGACACCGTCTCCACCTATGTCGAGCTGTTCCTGAACGGGCTGCGGGAATCCGTCGCCCGAACCAAACGAGGACCGCGTCGTGTCCGGTAA
- a CDS encoding sulfopyruvate decarboxylase subunit beta yields MRPEQGTMQSRAQAMAALLELLTDQPVIVCNGFPSREAQKIADRPTHFYMIGSMGNAPAIGLGVALAKPKKQVVVFDGDGNVLMGMGTLATVAALKPKNFIHVVFDNEVYGTTGNQPTISNVVPLEKVAKAAGYLNVERVKDREDLVYEFKDMLKKDGPSLLLVKVNEFVEDAGRIVLDPPDITKRFMKAIE; encoded by the coding sequence GTGAGGCCTGAACAAGGGACGATGCAGAGTCGGGCGCAGGCGATGGCGGCGTTGCTGGAACTGTTGACTGATCAACCGGTGATCGTCTGCAACGGGTTTCCATCGCGCGAGGCGCAGAAAATCGCCGACCGTCCCACCCACTTCTATATGATCGGCTCGATGGGGAATGCGCCGGCCATCGGACTCGGTGTCGCGCTGGCCAAGCCCAAGAAGCAGGTCGTGGTGTTCGACGGTGACGGCAACGTGTTGATGGGAATGGGAACGTTGGCGACCGTGGCCGCATTGAAGCCCAAGAATTTCATTCATGTGGTTTTCGATAACGAGGTGTACGGAACTACGGGGAATCAGCCGACCATCTCCAACGTGGTGCCGCTCGAAAAGGTGGCCAAAGCCGCCGGGTACCTCAACGTCGAGCGGGTGAAGGATCGGGAAGATCTCGTGTATGAATTCAAAGACATGCTGAAAAAAGACGGACCCAGCCTGTTGCTGGTCAAGGTCAACGAGTTCGTCGAAGACGCCGGTCGGATCGTCCTCGATCCGCCCGATATTACCAAACGGTTTATGAAGGCCATCGAATAG
- a CDS encoding phosphocholine cytidylyltransferase family protein, which yields MKAVILAAGVGKRLWPITQHKPKCLIEIGGKTLISRYLESLAALRVKQATVVVGYKQEMIRAAVGDGLHGVDVTYLVNNQFHRGSISSLWLARPALDDDAIVMDADVLFHREILRRLVESDHGNCLLMDETVKQSGEECMVVVEGGRVIALSKKVPDRYDLAGEGVGFLKVRRSDIPHVVGSLKGYIDRDRWDMEYEDGLLQYFTDVKVGHEKIGGLPWTEIDFPEDVTKAERDVLPRL from the coding sequence ATGAAAGCCGTCATTCTGGCCGCCGGAGTCGGGAAACGGCTCTGGCCCATCACACAGCACAAGCCAAAGTGCCTGATTGAGATCGGCGGCAAGACGTTGATCTCGCGGTATCTCGAGTCGCTCGCCGCCCTTCGCGTGAAGCAGGCCACGGTCGTGGTCGGCTACAAGCAGGAGATGATCCGCGCGGCGGTGGGGGACGGGCTCCACGGCGTCGATGTCACATACCTGGTGAACAATCAATTTCACCGAGGGAGTATTTCTTCGTTATGGCTGGCCAGGCCGGCGTTGGACGACGACGCAATCGTCATGGATGCCGACGTCCTGTTTCATCGGGAAATCCTTCGTCGCCTCGTGGAGTCCGACCATGGGAATTGCCTGCTGATGGACGAGACGGTCAAGCAGAGCGGCGAGGAATGCATGGTGGTGGTGGAAGGCGGCCGTGTCATCGCGCTGAGCAAAAAGGTGCCCGATCGTTATGACCTCGCGGGGGAAGGCGTGGGATTTCTCAAGGTGCGCCGATCCGATATCCCGCATGTCGTCGGTTCCTTGAAAGGCTATATCGATCGCGACCGATGGGATATGGAATACGAGGACGGCTTGCTGCAATACTTCACAGACGTGAAGGTCGGGCATGAAAAAATCGGCGGCTTGCCCTGGACCGAGATCGATTTTCCCGAAGACGTCACGAAGGCTGAACGGGACGTGTTGCCGAGACTCTGA